The following coding sequences are from one Lolium rigidum isolate FL_2022 chromosome 6, APGP_CSIRO_Lrig_0.1, whole genome shotgun sequence window:
- the LOC124667500 gene encoding N-terminal acetyltransferase A complex auxiliary subunit NAA15 translates to MGSSLPPKEANLFKVIVKSYETKQYKKGLKAADSILKKFPDHGETLSMKGLTLNCMDRKSEAYELVRRGLKNDLKSHVCWHVYGLLYRSDREYREAIKCYRNALRIDPDNIEILRDLSLLQAQMRDLSGFVETRQQLLTLKPNHRMNWIGFAVAHHLSSNSSKAIEVLEAYEGTLEDDYPPENERYEHGEMLLYKISLLEECGMLDRALEEMHKMESKIVDKLSFREQMACILLKLRRFEEAEKIYRSLLFMNPDNYKYLIALQKCLGLYSENGQYSADDVERLSALYKSLKEEYSWSSAVKRIPLDFLEGDKFQEAADNYVRPLLTKGVPSLFSDLSPLYEHPGKANILEQLFLKLEDSIRTSGCFPGSPQMEPPSTLMWTLLLVSQHYDRRSQYDIALDKIDEAILHTPTVIDLYSIKGNILQHAGNFSAAAALANEARSMDLADRYLNSECVMQMLQADQVGLAEKTAVLFTKDGDQHNNLHDMQCMWYELASGESYFRQGDLGRALKNFLSVEKHYTDMTEDQFDFHSYCLRKMTLRAYVSMLKFQDRLHAHEYFHKAAAGAIRCYMKLHDSPSKSSAEENDEMSKLPAAQRKKLRQKQKKAEARAKREAEEKQEDETTSSNSTKSGKKQQSRPVDLDPHGEKLVQVEDPLTEATKYLKLLQNNSSDSLETHLLSFELNMRKQKVLLAFQAVKQLIRLDENSPDSHRCLIRFFHKINSLPAPGTDSEKLIWNVLEAERPDLRQLHGKSLVEVNSNFLEKHNASLTHRAAAAEMMYLLEPDKKLQAIKLIEDSTNNTASGNGVVGPIKEWGIQDCINVHKLLDTVLAEHDVANRWKVRCAEYFPCSTYFEGARSATSYIADSSFESSTENGNVLNPEAKIKEGDAGTLNGTVHIVDDLSNLSMR, encoded by the exons atGGGTTCCTCGCTCCCGCCCAAGGAGGCCAACCTCTTCAAAGTCATCGTC AAATCATATGAAACTAAGCAGTACAAGAAGGGGTTGAAGGCTGCAGATTCCATATTGAAAAAGTTTCCTGATCATGGAG AAACTTTGTCGATGAAAGGTTTGACACTAAATTGCATggaccggaaatctgaagcatacgAGCTTGTTCGCCGTGGCTTGAAG AATGATCTGAAGAGTCATGTGTGCTGGCATGTCTATGGTTTGCTTTATAGATCAGACAGAGAATACAGAGAAGCTATAAAATGTTACAGAAATGCTTTGAGGATCGATCCAGATAACATTGAAATTTTACGTGACTTGTCACTTCTCCAG GCACAAATGAGGGACTTATCTGGCTTTGTTGAGACTAGACAACAGCTTTTGACATTAAAGCCAAATCACCGCATGAACTGGATTGGCTTTGCTGTAGCTCATCATTTGAGTTCCAA TTCTTCCAAGGCAATAGAAGTACTGGAGGCCTATGAGGGGACACTGGAAGATGACTATCCTCCGGAAAATGAGCGATATGAACACGGTGAAATGCTTTTGTATAAG ATATCGTTGCTTGAGGAATGTGGGATGCTGGACAGAGCCCTCGAGGAGATGCACAAAATGGAGAGCAAAATT GTTGACAAGCTATCATTCAGAGAACAAATGGCCTGCATTTTATTGAAACTTCGCCGTTTTGAGGAGGCTGAGAAAATATATAGGTCCCTCCTTTTTATGAATCCTGATAACTACAA GTATTTGATAGCCTTGCAGAAGTGCCTTGGACTTTACTCTGAGAATGGTCAATACTCGGCTGATGATGTTGAAAGGCTAAGTGCATTATATAAATCACTTAAGGAAGAATATAGTTGGTCATCAGCTGTTAAG CGCATACCTCTTGATTTCCTGGAAGGTGATAAATTCCAGGAGGCAGCAGATAATTATGTCAGACCTCTATTAACCAAG GGAGTACCGTCACTTTTCTCTGATTTAAGCCCGCTTTATGAGCACCCTGGGAAG GCAAACATATTGGAGCAATTGTTTCTTAAGCTAGAAGACTCAATTAGGACTTCTGGATGCTTTCCTGGAAG tccacagATGGAACCCCCGTCCACGCTCATGTGGACTCTGTTGCTGGTTTCCCAG CACTATGACAGAAGGAGCCAGTATGATATTGCTCTAGATAAAATTGACGAGGCAATTTTGCACACACCAACTGTGATTGATTTGTACTCCATAAAG GGGAATATATTGCAACATGCTGGCAATTTCTCTGCAGCTGCAGCATTAGCAAATGAAGCTAGGTCCATGGACCTTGCTGATCGTTATTTAAATAGTGAATGTGTAATGCAGATGCTTCAAGCTGATCAG GTCGGGCTTGCTGAGAAGACTGCTGTTTTGTTTACAAAAGACGGAGACCAGCACAATAATCTCCATGACATGCAGTGCATGTG GTATGAGCTTGCTTCTGGTGAGAGTTATTTTCGGCAAGGTGATCTTGGCAGGGCTCTTAAAAACTTCCTGTCTGTTGAAAAGCATTACACCGATATGACTGAAGATCAATTTGACTTCCATTCATATTGCCTACGCAAAATGACACTACGGGCGTACGTCTCTATGCTGAAGTTTCAAGATCGTTTGCATGCGCATGAATATTTTCACAAGGCTGCTGCAGGAGCTATCAG GTGTTACATGAAATTACATGATTCTCCATCGAAATCATCCGCTGAGGAGAATGATGAGATGTCAAAACTGCCAGCTGCTCAGAGGAAGAAGTTGAGGCAAAAGCAAAAGAAGGCAGAAGCTCGTGCTAAAAGG GAGGCTGAAGAGAAACAAGAGGATGAAACAACTTCATCCAACAGTACAAAATCTGGGAAGAAACAACAATCAAGACCGGTTGATTTGGATCCACATGGTGAAAAACTGGTCCAG GTTGAAGATCCACTCACAGAAGCCACGAAATATCTGAAGCTTTTGCAGAACAATTCGTCAGATTCATTAGAAACCCATTTACTTTCGTTTGAACTTAACATGAGAAAGCAAAAGGTTTTACTCGCTTTTCAG GCGGTTAAACAGCTCATTAGATTGGACGAAAATAGTCCAGACAGTCACCGATGTTTG ATAAGATTCTTCCACAAGATAAACAGTCTTCCTGCCCCAGGAACTGATTCTGAAAAATTAATTTGGAACGTTCTGGAAGCTGAACGACCAGATCTAAG GCAATTACATGGAAAATCTCTTGTTGAAGTAAATAGTAACTTTCTTGAAAAGCACAAtg CTTCTTTGACACACAGAGCAGCAGCAGCTGAAATGATGTACCTCTTGGAGCCAGATAAGAAGTTGCAGGCTATTAAATTAATTGAGGACTCAACAAATAACACAGCGTCAGG AAACGGTGTGGTTGGTCCCATTAAGGAATGGGGCATTCAAGATTGTATTAATGTTCATAAATTGCTGGATACTGTTTTAGCTGAACACGATGTTGCAAACA GGTGGAAGGTACGCTGCGCTGAATACTTCCCATGCTCAACCTACTTTGAAGGTGCCAGGAGTGCTACGTCATATATTGCTGACAGTAGTTTTGAGAGTTCAACAGAAAATGGAAATGTGCTAAACCCAGAAGCAAAAATCAAAGAGGGCGATGCGGGCACCTTGAATGGAACTGTGCACATTGTGGATGACCTGAGCAACCTTAGCATGAGGTAA